GCAAATTTTATTAGGTTTTGCATGATTATTCCATTTTCGTACGTCATGATTGCAGGATTTTCTTATGAGATCTACTGAATAATTTTCTTGCAATAGTGTTCGGAATTTTACTGTGGCCTCTTTACATATCTAAAGGATGTTCTTATAACTTATCTTATGGAAAAATGTGCTTTTTTTGTCATGTTCTCTCTGGTGCTAAATCGCTTGGCTTGATAAATATCTGGTGTTTTCAGGTTGGGAATGAGGTTGCTAAGAAGAAGTCATTTGTTACACCACCAAGGTTCTTTAGTGTTGACGAGGCGAGGTACTTTTTTTGTCCCTTTTGTCACCTAATGTTTTTTcgtatttcattttttttttgctgctaTTTTCTAATACTTTGAAACAGGGAGCTGCACATACGTGTCGACAGGAGGAGGAATAGAGATTCTGGTGAATACTTTGATGTTGTCGGCAGTTTTATGTTCAAAGATGGCTTCCTGTACAAAACATTCTCTATGAAATCAATTAGAACACAGAATATTCAGCCCTCATTTGATGAATTGGAGAAGTTCAAAAGACCTGGTGATGACCTGAATGAGGATGTGGCTAGCTTGTCCACTCTGTTTTCAGATAGGAAAAAGGGCCACTTCATGAAAGGTGATGCTGTAATTGTTATTAAAGGTGATCTCAAAAACTTAAAGGGCTCTGTTGAGAAGGTGGAGGATGGTACAGTTCACATGCAACCAAAACTACCTGGGCTTCCGGTAGTTACTCGCAAACTAAAGTTACTAGTTTATATTCAATTTAATTATACattattttatcaaattttaccTTAAGAACTGATGAACTCCTCATAACCCAGAGAACCCTTGCCTTCAGTGAAAAGGATCTCTGTAAATATTTCAATCCTGGAGACCATGTTAAAGTCGTATCCGGAGTTCAAGAAGGCGCAACAGGCATGGTTGTTAAAGTAGAAGGGCATGTTTTGATCATTTTATCAGACACTACCAAAGAACATGTGAGATATTTTTGCATCAGATTTAACAGTACTTGATTAGTGCAAACTCTTTTTTTTAACCTTTTACTATCTCTGTGTGACTGCAGATCCGCATGTTTGCAGACCATGTTGTGGAGAGTTCTGAGGTCACCACAGGGATTACAAGAATTGGTGATTATGAATTGCATGATCTTGTTCTTCTTAAGTAAGCTCAAATTACGAGTGAAGGATCCTTCTCCTAATTTATATGTATGAATGTATATGGACTAACTTATCCTTCTCCTTCACTTCGCAGCAACTTATCATTTGGGATTATTACACGGGTGGAAAGTGAAGCATTTCAGGCAAGCTGAttctttttatctttttttcgtGGATTTTAATTTTTATGTACTATATTGACCTTAAATATATGATTAGATTCTGAAGGGAATGCCTGATAAACCTGAATTGGTCCTTGTAAAACTGAGAGAAGTAAAGTGTAAGATTGATCGACGGACATCTGCTAAAGACCGATCCAATAATATTGTGTCAACTAAAGATATTGTGAGGGTTGTTGAAGGAGCATGTAAGGTGTGTCCGCATGATCTTGTATATTTTCAGTTGTTTCTGTAAAGACTTTTGTTtgttttgaatatttttataCATCTATCTGCATTTTTTTCTTGTCATGACAGGGAAAGCAAGGTCCTGTACAACATATACACAGAGGCATACTTTTTATCTATGATCGCCACCATCTTGAACATTCAGGATTTATCTGTGCAAATTCGCAATCTTGTCTCCTTGTTGGGGGCTCAGCCAGCAGCAACAGTGGGAATGTATATGCCGATATAGATTAAATTATCTTGATTGATAACTGTGAATACTGTGCCTGACCTCATTTGCCTATACCCTGCAGGCAATGGATACAGCTGATCCAAATTTTCACACTTTTAGCTATCCAGCAAGGATTTCACAGTCTCCAGGGAGGCTGCCCCCAAGAGGACCTCACATGAGTTGTAAGAATATGTTTAGTTTGAAATATTCATTGTTTGAGTTGCAGTATCCTCTTTAATCGACTGTATTACTTCGGCAAATCCAGCCACTTCCTCTAAGCTTATGCTCATACAATAATGCATCCCTTCTATGTAATGCAGCTGGTGGAAGGTTTGGAGGgagaggtggtggtggcagagGGAATGATACCCTTGTCAATAGATGTATCAAAATCAAATCTGGCCCATACAAAGGATATCGTGGCCGTGTGAAAGAAGTAACTGGTGCACTTGTGCGCATTGAGCTTGATTCGCTGATGAAAATTGTCACaggtttttgttgttgttgtaaatgTTCTTGTTGTTATGTCTCTTATTTTAGTTctaatatttatgcaaatatgTAGTTAAGAGAGAGGATATTGGTGACACAGCTTCTGTTGCAACACCATTTCGGTAAGTTTTCTTCTTGTTTGTCACTTGTATTTGTTTAGTTTCATTTGCTGACGAGCTGTATTAGCAGTGAAACCCGTTATTCAAGGGGTGTTGAAACACCTGTGCATCCATCTCAAACACCACTGAATCCTATTCAGACTCCGATGCGGGATCCTGGAGGTGTGTTTTTACATGCTTTATTTACTACGTTCGTTTAAGATTGCTAAAATATAATTAGTATTCTTTATGAACATTTTCTGTGTTGGACATGAACATGATGATCCACAAGCTTTTCACATATGTTGCTAAGAAGCGCATTCATATTTCGCTGTAGTTGTTTGGTGACAACTCTTGCATCATCGCTTTCTCTGGGCCTCTACATGTATACTGTTTATACTGCTGTAAAGCTAGGAAAACTAGAAGCGAATCTGAGTACTTGTATTATTTAATCTGTATGGAGGCAACCACTTTTATTTATTTCCTACCACTTGAACTTATCCGTGCCATTTTTGTGTAGTTTCTGTCTTTTTTGGATTATgtatcttttatttttctttaataaGGTTTCTTATTTAACTTGTCTGGCAACAATTATATTATTTCTATAGCGACCCCAATTCGAGATGGAATGAGGACTCCTATGCCTAATCGAGCCTGGGTGCCAATGAGCCCTCGTCCCAGGTATGCGTGCTCTTGTTTTGGTACACATTATCTATAGAAGCTGATAGTTGAGCACTTGAGCTAGAAATAAATCAGCTCAAGATCATAAATCATCTCAGCTTTTAAGCAGTAACCTGTATTTACTGTTGGGAGCTGACTTTTTGAATTATTTACAGGGACAACTGGGAAGATGGAGATCTGTCCACTTCTGCAAGTAGTCCATATTACCAGGTTAAGGCGCTGCTTCTTGCTTGTTCATTATGATGTTATAATATCAATAAACTTTTGGCTGGCAGTTGATTATGCCTCTGCATCTCtggttttcttttccttttcagcCTGGAACTCCACAAGCTAGACCGTATGAAGCTCCCACTCCTGGATCAGGGTGGGCTGCCTGGGGTGATGCTTCAGGAAAAGCTCAAAGCACGTGTGCAACTGGTTGGGGTGATACGTCGTCAGGAAATGCTCAAAGCACGTCTGCACCTTCAACACCCAT
This window of the Panicum virgatum strain AP13 chromosome 1K, P.virgatum_v5, whole genome shotgun sequence genome carries:
- the LOC120643406 gene encoding putative transcription elongation factor SPT5 homolog 1 isoform X1, with product MPRRSHDEEEEEDEYDMEEEEDEEDDEKGRGGMRSRGGGRGKRSRGVESFIDDAASEDDDADDDDDDDDDDDDYGSGGRGRGSKRMRSSILIDDMAQVDDDDDVDDDGSGGEPDFIDDTQDDDDIRGNDVRRRPIPHSSSMMEDEEALQEYLRRLRERSRSGTASHSDYDEEVTEVEQQALLPSVKDPKLWMVKCAIGHERETAVCLMQKFIDRPDLQIKTVVALEHLKNFIYIEAEKEAHVREACKGLRNVIASAKIILVPIREMADVLSVESKSVDLSRDSWVRMKLGVYKGDLAKVVDVDNVRQKVTVKLIPRIDLQALANKLVGNEVAKKKSFVTPPRFFSVDEARELHIRVDRRRNRDSGEYFDVVGSFMFKDGFLYKTFSMKSIRTQNIQPSFDELEKFKRPGDDLNEDVASLSTLFSDRKKGHFMKGDAVIVIKGDLKNLKGSVEKVEDGTVHMQPKLPGLPRTLAFSEKDLCKYFNPGDHVKVVSGVQEGATGMVVKVEGHVLIILSDTTKEHIRMFADHVVESSEVTTGITRIGDYELHDLVLLNNLSFGIITRVESEAFQILKGMPDKPELVLVKLREVKCKIDRRTSAKDRSNNIVSTKDIVRVVEGACKGKQGPVQHIHRGILFIYDRHHLEHSGFICANSQSCLLVGGSASSNSGNAMDTADPNFHTFSYPARISQSPGRLPPRGPHMSSGGRFGGRGGGGRGNDTLVNRCIKIKSGPYKGYRGRVKEVTGALVRIELDSLMKIVTVKREDIGDTASVATPFRSETRYSRGVETPVHPSQTPLNPIQTPMRDPGATPIRDGMRTPMPNRAWVPMSPRPRDNWEDGDLSTSASSPYYQPGTPQARPYEAPTPGSGWAAWGDASGKAQSTCATGWGDTSSGNAQSTSAPSTPIAHPTPPVTAASYLPGTPGGQPMTPGDAGMDSMFPVIGGEAEGNWLLPDVLVSVSRGGDEVRDGVVKEVLPDGSCRVALGSQGNGDELIATANELEVVRPKKNEKLMIMNGSMRGVTGKLIGVDGSDGIVRVEGSLDVKIVDMVILGKVAA
- the LOC120643406 gene encoding putative transcription elongation factor SPT5 homolog 1 isoform X2; the encoded protein is MPRRSHDEEEEEDEYDMEEEEDEEDDEKGRGGMRSRGGGRGKRSRGVESFIDDAASEDDDADDDDDDDDDDDDYGSGGRGRGSKRMRSSILIDDMAQVDDDDDVDDDGSGGEPDFIDDTQDDDDIRGNDVRRRPIPHSSSMMEDEEALQEYLRRLRERSRSGTASHSDYDEEVTEVEQQALLPSVKDPKLWMVKCAIGHERETAVCLMQKFIDRPDLQIKTVVALEHLKNFIYIEAEKEAHVREACKGLRNVIASAKIILVPIREMADVLSVESKSVDLSRDSWVRMKLGVYKGDLAKVVDVDNVRQKVTVKLIPRIDLQALANKLVGNEVAKKKSFVTPPRFFSVDEARELHIRVDRRRNRDSGEYFDVVGSFMFKDGFLYKTFSMKSIRTQNIQPSFDELEKFKRPGDDLNEDVASLSTLFSDRKKGHFMKGDAVIVIKGDLKNLKGSVEKVEDGTVHMQPKLPGLPRTLAFSEKDLCKYFNPGDHVKVVSGVQEGATGMVVKVEGHVLIILSDTTKEHIRMFADHVVESSEVTTGITRIGDYELHDLVLLNNLSFGIITRVESEAFQILKGMPDKPELVLVKLREVKCKIDRRTSAKDRSNNIVSTKDIVRVVEGACKGKQGPVQHIHRGILFIYDRHHLEHSGFICANSQSCLLVGGSASSNSGNAMDTADPNFHTFSYPARISQSPGRLPPRGPHMSSGGRFGGRGGGGRGNDTLVNRCIKIKSGPYKGYRGRVKEVTGALVRIELDSLMKIVTVKREDIGDTASVATPFRETRYSRGVETPVHPSQTPLNPIQTPMRDPGATPIRDGMRTPMPNRAWVPMSPRPRDNWEDGDLSTSASSPYYQPGTPQARPYEAPTPGSGWAAWGDASGKAQSTCATGWGDTSSGNAQSTSAPSTPIAHPTPPVTAASYLPGTPGGQPMTPGDAGMDSMFPVIGGEAEGNWLLPDVLVSVSRGGDEVRDGVVKEVLPDGSCRVALGSQGNGDELIATANELEVVRPKKNEKLMIMNGSMRGVTGKLIGVDGSDGIVRVEGSLDVKIVDMVILGKVAA